In a genomic window of Occallatibacter riparius:
- a CDS encoding inorganic phosphate transporter yields the protein MADLATTAEVPGLLDRKMKKSSGWIGGLIAAIALLGGLGYVGFHIADDLGSQPLGSAWPYLLLGTALLIALGFEFVNGFHDTANAVATVIYTHSLEPNIAVVWSGLCNLVGVLTSAGTVAFTIITLLPVELILKVSSGAGFAMVFALLIAAILWNLGTWWLGLPASSTHTMTGSIIGVGLANQMMSSGAGGTSGVDWEQAFKVFRVLLISPLVGFGYAAVLFMILKPSTRRWGLLLSAPATALACIFLFQTSWLWTIGWSLGVAVLLWLAFMAIPTPEALFEAPKGDQPPPFPIRALLILTCTGVSYFHGSNDGQKGMGLIMLILIGTVPTAYALNHAVTAHDMQDFLAASQRAVSIVDAHVDRNAILGPDAREELTTYLRTKKVQPATMTALRELMRDLEGDVSVYSSYKNVPASQQSNVRNDMYVTSETLRLLAKNHQGSFNADETAALNNYKGKIDKATKFIPSWVKVAVALALGLGTMVGWKRIVVTVGEKIGKSHLTYGQGAAAELVAMGTIFAADNFGLPVSTTHVLSSGIAGTMAANQSGLQLSTVRNIAAAWIFTLPAAAILSGLLFWIFRSIAS from the coding sequence ATGGCCGATCTGGCAACTACCGCAGAAGTCCCAGGGCTTTTAGACCGCAAAATGAAGAAGTCGTCCGGATGGATCGGCGGTTTAATCGCCGCGATCGCTCTGCTCGGAGGGCTGGGCTACGTCGGATTCCACATCGCCGACGACCTGGGGAGCCAGCCTCTGGGCAGCGCGTGGCCCTACCTGTTGCTGGGGACCGCGCTGCTGATTGCCCTGGGATTCGAGTTCGTCAATGGATTCCATGACACAGCAAATGCCGTCGCCACCGTCATCTACACGCACTCGCTGGAACCCAATATCGCCGTTGTCTGGTCAGGCTTGTGCAACCTTGTGGGCGTCCTGACATCAGCGGGCACCGTGGCCTTCACAATCATTACCCTGCTTCCCGTGGAACTGATTCTCAAGGTCAGTTCCGGAGCGGGCTTTGCCATGGTCTTCGCCCTTCTGATCGCCGCTATCTTGTGGAACCTCGGTACGTGGTGGCTAGGTCTGCCGGCATCCAGCACCCACACCATGACCGGCTCCATCATCGGCGTCGGACTGGCAAACCAGATGATGAGCAGCGGTGCAGGCGGCACCTCTGGCGTCGATTGGGAGCAGGCCTTCAAGGTCTTTCGCGTATTGCTCATCTCGCCGCTGGTTGGGTTCGGCTACGCGGCCGTGCTCTTCATGATTCTCAAGCCGAGTACACGGCGCTGGGGTCTGCTGCTCTCCGCTCCAGCCACTGCGCTTGCCTGCATCTTCCTGTTTCAGACCAGCTGGCTGTGGACCATCGGCTGGTCCCTCGGCGTGGCCGTGTTGCTGTGGCTCGCCTTCATGGCCATCCCCACCCCTGAGGCGCTGTTCGAGGCTCCCAAGGGCGACCAGCCACCGCCGTTTCCCATTCGCGCCCTGCTCATTCTTACCTGCACCGGCGTCAGCTACTTCCACGGCTCCAACGATGGCCAGAAGGGCATGGGCCTCATCATGCTCATCCTCATCGGCACCGTGCCCACCGCCTATGCTCTCAACCACGCGGTCACCGCCCACGACATGCAGGATTTCCTCGCAGCCTCGCAGCGTGCCGTTTCAATCGTGGATGCCCATGTGGACCGGAACGCGATCCTGGGACCCGATGCCCGGGAGGAACTGACGACTTACCTCCGCACCAAGAAGGTGCAGCCTGCCACCATGACCGCGCTGCGCGAACTGATGCGCGACCTCGAAGGAGACGTCAGCGTGTACTCCTCCTACAAAAACGTGCCGGCCTCGCAGCAGAGCAACGTGCGCAACGACATGTACGTAACCAGCGAGACGCTACGCCTGCTGGCGAAGAATCATCAGGGGAGCTTCAACGCCGACGAGACCGCAGCGCTGAACAACTATAAAGGCAAAATCGACAAAGCCACCAAGTTCATCCCGTCGTGGGTCAAGGTGGCGGTGGCGCTGGCCCTGGGACTCGGCACCATGGTCGGTTGGAAGCGCATCGTGGTCACAGTAGGCGAGAAGATCGGCAAGAGCCACCTTACCTATGGTCAGGGAGCGGCGGCCGAGTTGGTCGCGATGGGCACCATCTTCGCGGCAGACAACTTCGGATTGCCGGTAAGCACGACGCACGTGCTGAGTTCCGGCATAGCCGGCACCATGGCCGCGAATCAGAGCGGCCTTCAGCTCTCTACTGTCCGCAACATTGCGGCAGCGTGGATCTTCACCCTGCCGGCCGCCGCAATTCTCTCCGGGCTTCTGTTCTGGATCTTCCGCAGCATCGCAAGCTAG
- a CDS encoding VWA domain-containing protein has protein sequence MSFFAGLPLSAQIKSGPPVTQAPGQAPPLTVDRDPIRSPEGETPSAAAKRPGVEKEGGQYVLHYDVEEVVLNATVLDSGGRLVQDLKKDNFTVFEDGVKQNVISFQHTDLPVSIGLVVDNSGSMAKKRPSVNKSALDLIEASNPNDEAFVVNFSDEAFEDQTFTSDINKLRDGLSHIESRGGTALYDAVVASADKLAADAKRPKQVLIIITDGEDNASTLNLEQTIRRVQQLSGPVIYSIGLLFGDEMSHSEVRAARRALTLLSGETGGMAFFPKSIEQVDEIAAEVARDIRSQYTIGYHSSKPSSQPGFRRVQLDAEEQGHGKLTVRTRTGYFPTTRQPKKSQSKQ, from the coding sequence TTGTCGTTTTTCGCGGGTCTTCCGCTTTCCGCGCAGATCAAGTCAGGACCGCCGGTGACCCAGGCTCCCGGCCAGGCCCCGCCTCTCACTGTCGACCGCGACCCTATCCGCTCGCCGGAAGGCGAGACGCCTTCGGCAGCGGCGAAGCGTCCCGGCGTGGAGAAGGAAGGCGGGCAATACGTTCTTCACTACGACGTGGAAGAAGTGGTGCTGAACGCCACCGTGCTGGATTCGGGCGGTCGCCTTGTTCAGGACCTTAAGAAGGACAACTTCACTGTTTTTGAAGACGGCGTGAAGCAGAACGTAATCAGCTTCCAGCACACGGATCTGCCGGTCTCGATTGGGCTCGTGGTGGACAATTCCGGTTCGATGGCCAAAAAGCGGCCCTCAGTGAACAAGAGCGCGCTGGACCTGATTGAGGCGTCGAATCCGAACGACGAAGCCTTCGTTGTGAACTTCTCTGACGAAGCTTTCGAAGACCAAACGTTCACCTCGGATATCAATAAGCTCCGCGACGGCCTTTCCCACATTGAGTCTCGCGGCGGGACTGCTCTTTACGACGCGGTGGTGGCCTCGGCCGATAAGCTTGCCGCCGACGCCAAGCGGCCGAAGCAGGTGCTGATCATCATCACCGATGGTGAAGATAACGCCTCCACGCTAAACCTGGAGCAGACAATTCGGCGGGTGCAGCAGCTCTCCGGCCCGGTGATTTACTCGATCGGGCTGCTGTTCGGTGACGAGATGAGCCACAGCGAAGTGCGCGCCGCGCGGCGGGCGCTCACGCTGCTCTCCGGGGAGACGGGGGGCATGGCCTTCTTCCCCAAATCCATTGAGCAGGTGGATGAGATTGCCGCCGAGGTGGCGAGGGACATCCGGAGTCAGTACACGATCGGCTATCACTCTTCGAAGCCGTCGAGCCAGCCTGGGTTCCGCCGGGTGCAGCTTGACGCCGAGGAGCAGGGACATGGGAAGCTGACGGTCCGTACGCGTACGGGCTACTTCCCGACGACGCGGCAACCGAAGAAGTCGCAGAGCAAGCAATAG